A stretch of Paucidesulfovibrio gracilis DSM 16080 DNA encodes these proteins:
- a CDS encoding diguanylate cyclase domain-containing protein — protein MRLLIIDDSETSRLLLKTVLHAEGFGGAEDAEGFAAALALLDRTPEQELPDVILMDLEMPDANGIDATRQLKSKPRYTDIPVIMVTASDRLEDLEGAFAAGANDYITKPVHRVELCARVGSAQRLKQEMDQRKIRELELERMTRELEALSSLDGLTGVANRRHFDSTLAQEWQRCARDQAPLSLLMIDIDFFKRYNDALGHLEGDKCLKAVAHAIQNAFRRPADFLARFGGEEFIALLPDTDMEGGCRLARAIQNQLATLAMPHPDSSISDHVTVSIGVAATVPLPGAESSPLVAASDKALYKAKKAGRDQIINAEGQPCPPESS, from the coding sequence ATGCGCCTGCTTATTATTGATGATTCCGAAACATCCCGGCTGCTGCTGAAAACGGTGCTGCATGCCGAGGGATTCGGCGGGGCCGAGGACGCCGAGGGCTTTGCCGCAGCCCTGGCCCTGCTTGATCGCACCCCGGAGCAGGAGCTTCCAGACGTGATACTGATGGACCTTGAAATGCCGGATGCCAACGGCATTGATGCCACCCGGCAACTCAAATCCAAACCCAGATATACAGATATTCCCGTAATCATGGTTACCGCCAGCGACCGCCTGGAAGACCTGGAAGGCGCCTTCGCCGCCGGAGCCAACGACTACATCACCAAACCGGTGCACCGGGTGGAACTGTGCGCCCGGGTCGGCTCCGCCCAGCGCCTCAAGCAGGAGATGGACCAACGCAAAATCCGCGAACTGGAACTCGAACGCATGACCCGGGAACTGGAGGCTCTGTCCAGTCTGGACGGGCTTACCGGCGTAGCCAACCGGCGGCATTTCGACTCCACTTTGGCCCAGGAATGGCAGCGGTGTGCGCGGGATCAGGCTCCCCTCAGCCTGCTCATGATCGACATTGATTTTTTCAAGCGCTACAATGACGCGTTGGGACACCTGGAAGGTGACAAGTGTCTGAAAGCCGTGGCTCATGCGATCCAAAACGCATTTCGCCGTCCTGCCGACTTTCTGGCCCGCTTCGGCGGTGAGGAGTTCATCGCCCTGCTGCCGGATACCGATATGGAGGGAGGATGCCGCCTGGCCCGTGCCATCCAGAATCAGCTTGCAACCCTGGCCATGCCCCACCCGGATTCCTCCATCAGCGATCATGTTACGGTGAGCATCGGTGTTGCCGCCACGGTTCCGCTCCCCGGGGCCGAATCTTCTCCCTTGGTGGCCGCCAGCGACAAAGCTCTTTACAAGGCAAAAAAAGCGGGCCGCGACCAAATCATCAATGCCGAAGGTCAGCCCTGCCCGCCCGAGTCCTCCTGA